GATAGACTAAATGTTATCATGCTGGTTGGGGTAAATGGGTCAGGAAAAACTTCGATAGCGGGTAAGCTTGCTTATCGCTTAAGTAGTATTGGTAATAGCTTAATTATGGTTCCTGCCGATACTTTTAGGGCAGCAGCAATTCAGCAACTTAGCGTTTTAGCGAACAAGGCAAAAGTAGAAATAGTAAATACCAATGAAGGTGCTGATCCAGCTTCGGTGGTATATGATGGAATTAGTGCGGCTCGAGCCAGGGGAAAAAATATAGTGATTATCGACACCGCAGGAAGACTTCATACCAAGGTAAATTTAATGCATGAATTGGAAAAAATAAAAAGGGTCATCCAAAAAGAAGCCCATAATTGCTCATTGGAGATATTACAAACCATTGATGCTACCATGGGTCAGAATGCAATTACCCAAGCAAATTTTTTTAATAATTCTTTAGGAGTTTCAGGAATTGCTCTAACCAAAATGGATGGAACAGCTAAAGGAGGAATAGTAATTGCCATAAGAAAAGAGTTAGATATTCCGGTAAAACTAATTAGTTGTGGAGAAAAATTAAATAATTTATATGATTTTCAGGCTGAAAAATTTGTTGAAGCTCTTCTTGATTGACACTAAAGATAATTTTCTATATACTTATAAAGGTATTTTGTCTGAATGG
This window of the Candidatus Atribacteria bacterium genome carries:
- the ftsY gene encoding signal recognition particle-docking protein FtsY; translated protein: MNIKNIFMQFKEGLYKTRKEFAQKLGYLFSNSKDKPEFLDKLEELLILSDLGVSATSKIMNEFQQINFKECQENNFIFFKEKLKIILMDILNSVDSVLKIDEDRLNVIMLVGVNGSGKTSIAGKLAYRLSSIGNSLIMVPADTFRAAAIQQLSVLANKAKVEIVNTNEGADPASVVYDGISAARARGKNIVIIDTAGRLHTKVNLMHELEKIKRVIQKEAHNCSLEILQTIDATMGQNAITQANFFNNSLGVSGIALTKMDGTAKGGIVIAIRKELDIPVKLISCGEKLNNLYDFQAEKFVEALLD